Part of the Nitrospirota bacterium genome, ATCCTCCGGGCGGTGCTGTTCGGGGTCTTCTCCGGCGTCTTCTGGATGACTCTCTCCTACGGCATCTTCAAGCGGATGGTGTGGAAGAACACGGAGGTCTGAAGTTCGAAGGGAACCGGCAGGCTTCAGCGTTCCTGCTTCTGCCTTGTTGGGTTAGCCCATCTCCACCGGATCCACGTCCACCTCGAACTTCACGTTCCGCACGGTCCTCTCCGATTCCAATTGGTCCAGCGTGACTCTGACGGTCCGACGCGCCGCTTCGGCGTCGGCCGACTTCACGAGCAAATGCCAGCGGTGCCGGCCCCGGAGCTGCGCGTGCGGGGCGGGGATGGGGCCCATGATGGTCACCTCGTCCGGGGGCCGGCTTGGCGCGGCAGCCCTGAGCCGGTTCGCCCACCCCTCTGCCGCCCGCTGCACCAGCCTGGGGTTCTTCCCTGAAACATGCAGGCTGATGAGGTGAGTGAAGGGCGGATAGCCCAGGGCCTGGCGGAAGGCCGATTCCTGCTCGTAGAAGAGGCCCGGCTGCTGGCCGGCGACGGCGGCGATCGCATGGTGGGTGGGCAGGTAGGTCTGGAGGAGGACCTGGCCGCCAGCCTGGCCAGGAAGGGCCAGGCCCACGGCTTCCTGCAGCATGTGGAAGGTCCGTTCCGCGGCCCGGAAGTCCGGCAGGTGGAGCCCGGCATCCGCATGGGGAAGGCCCACCAGCTCCACTCGGGGCAGGGGCGGACCCTGAAAGAGCATCTGGGTGCCGATCAACACGTCCAGCTCGCCGCCCGCGGCGCGCCGGCGGATCGCCTCCGCTTGTCCCTGCGTGCGGGCCGTGTCCTTGTCGAGCCGTCCGATCCGGGCGGTAGGAAAGAGCCGCCGCAAGTCCTCCTCGAGCCGTTCCGTTCCGAACCCGATCGGATCGAGTTGCGCCGCACGGCAGGCCGGGCAGGTGTCGGGAATCGGCTGTGAAGCCCCGCAGGAGTGGCAGGCGAGCCGTCCGCTCCGCCGGTAGAGGGTGAGCGCGACGCTGCAGCGAGAGCAGCGTGGAACGGCGCCGCAGTCCCGGCAGAGCAACGCCGGGGCGAATCCCTTCCGGTTCAGGAAGAGGATCACGCTCAGCCGGCCTGTACGAGCTTCGAGGGCCGTGCGGATGGCTGCGATCAGCGGTGGGGTCAGGAGCGTGCCGTGGGGCGTCCGGCGGAGGTCGATGAGTTGGAGGTTCGGGACGTTGGAAGGACTCTCGGCGTCCAAGGTCAGCCTCGCCTCGGAAGCGACCAGGCGCATGGCCTCCAGTGACGGATGAGAGGAGCCGAGCAGGAGAACCGCCCCATGCTGCTCGGCGCGGAGCCTCGCGACGCCCCCCGCATGGTACCGGGGTTCCTGCTCTTCTTTGAGCGCCGCGTCGTCTTCACGGTCCACGTAGAGCAAGCCCAACGAATCGAGCGGGGCGAAGACGGCCGACCTCGTGCCGATGACCACTCGCACGGCCCCGGATCTGATCCGTTCCCAAGCCTCGTTGCGCTGGGCGGGGGCCAGGCCGCCGTGAAGCAGCGCGACCCGCTCGCCCCATCGGGCCCGGGCGAGCTGTGCCAGCATGACGGCGTGCGAGACTTCCGGAGTGATGGCCAGCACGGATCGGTCCCGATCCAGGGTCTTGCCCGTCAAATCCATCAGGCAGGCGAGCCGGACCCCGGCAGGCGCCTGGACGAGCCACGTCGCATAGCGCGGAGAGGCCAATGCGGCAGAGAGTCGGTCCTGCCAGGCTTCGGGGACTGGGGGGAGGGCCGTGGTCTGAGACGTCGTCGCCTCCTCCGTTCGGTCGGCAGGGCGTGCCGGCGCGCCGCGCCGGCGCGATCGGGGCGATTTGGCGGCGGATGAGGCGGATATGGCGGGAAGGGCGAGACGGAGACATTGCCCCCAGGGGGCCAGGTACCGGTCGGCGACTAGGCGGGTCAGCTCCAAGAGCTCTGGCGGGACTTCCGTTGGGCTTGTCCCATCGGCCGGAGGCAGGATTTCGCGCAAGCGCCCGATGCTCGGCCCCCCGGCCCCCACGGTGCCGGTGAGTCGCTCGGGGAGCGCGACGATGACGCCCTGAATCCGGCTGGGGCCGAAGGGAACAAGGACCAGACTGCCGACCCCGACTTGCCCGCGCAGCCGGTCCGGGATCAGATAGGTGAACGACCGGTACAGGTGGCGCGGAACGACGACTTCTGCGTACCGACCCGGGTGGATCTGGTCAGGTGTCGCCGGCTCGGGGGAACGGGGATCAGGCGTTCGGTCTGTGCGGACGGGCTGAGCGGCGCGGCCGGACCGGAGCATGGACCATTCTAGCAAGCGGGGGAGCAGGGGACAATCGTGCGGTCGTGGCGGTTCTCGGTTATGGCGCAGGCGGCGTGGAGGCAGGGGGCGCTGCGGTCTGCGGCTGGGCCGGGGCGGGAGGAGGTGCCTCGGCTGGGCCGCCCGGCGCTGACGGAGGGGCCGGCGACTCCATCGGAAGCAGGACGATCTCGATTCGACGGTTTTGCTTTCGTCCCGCTTCCGTCTTGTTGTTGGCCACCGGCTTGGTGTCGCCGTGGCCCACCGCGGACAGGGTGGACGGGTCGACTCCTTCCTCTTCGACCAGGTACTTCACGACGCCGGCCGCCCTGGCTTCGGAGAGTTCCTGGTTGCCGGGGAACAGCCCTTTCAGCGACGGACCGATCGGGCGGTCGTCCGCATGGCCTTCGATCCGCGCCCGTTTGTCCGGGATCTGCTTGAGGATCTCGCCGATGCGTTTGAGGATCGGGAGCCCCTTCGGCTTGACCGGGGCCTCGCCCGGGTCGAACTCCAGTTGTCGAGCCAGGTCAGCCAGCAAGGCCTCGGGGGATTGCTGACCAGCCTGCGCCTCCTGCGGAGCCTCTTTCGCCTCCGATTCCCGGCTGGCGCTCTCCAGCCGCTCCAGTTCTTCGCTCACCGATTCTGCGGGTGCAGCCCCTTCGGCGCCCTTTGCCAATTCCTTCGCCACAGGCGGCTTGAACGTCACTCGGTCGCCTTTCAGGAACGGGACCAACGAGCGGACGATTTGCGTGGTGGCGGTGGACTCCTCCACGGCCAGAACCTTGATCTCGCCGATGAGACGCATGGGCAGGCCGGTCGTGACCCGGAAGACCTCGAGCCGATCCCCGACGTAGAGCCCGTCCCTCCGACCCTGGTCGATGTACACTGCCTGGCCCTGTCCGATGAGGAAGTGCTGGGGCGGGATCGCCACGATGGTGCCCTGGGCGACGGGTGGCTGCCGGCCGGCCGGCGCCGCCTCCGGAGGCGGCGGGGGAACAAACTGCATGGCGCTGTCCCCGGGGGTGATGGGTCCATAGGCGCGGACGATGCGGACGGACGCCAGATCCTGCGTGACTTTCGTGACGTTGACGATGCCGACGATCGCATACAGGTTGCCCAGGAGCTGGCCGGTGAAGGGATGGAACACCTCGGAGATCCGGCGATAGATGGTGAGGGCGTCGCCCGCGGCGACCTGGCGCGAACCGCTCAAGCGGAGAAAGATCGCCTCGTTGGCCCCAAGCAGGATTCGGTTGCCGCCCGAGACGGTGTCACCGGAAATCTGGCTGACAACCCCGTCCTGCGGAAGGGATGGGCGGATGAATCCGGCGGCGAAGGCCAGGGCCGGCTCCCCGACCCGCACACGGTCCACGCCGGTTTTTTGATCCGGAGGTTCACACAAGGCGGGCGCAGTCCAGAGCAGGATCCATCCGAGGGTGCTGAGCAGTGTGCAGAGGCGAAATGTGGTCATGCGATTCCAAGCAATGCCGCCACGATAGCAAAACACAGGCGGTTGTCAAGCAAAGTCCGAAGCCGATGCGCTCCCAGGCTTGCTGCCGCCGTGGTTTGCGTTTCGGTTTCGGAGGGTGCTACGCTTGACCGCGGCCATTCATCCGTCCGGCTCGGAGGGAACGATGAGCGAGACGACGAGACCCCAAGCTCAACAGGACCGTCCGGCGTCCCCCAGACGCCGCATCGAGACCCAGATCCCTCGGCGCAAGAAGGCCAAAGCTGTGCCGCCGTTCGAGGCGGAATGGGAAGCAGCGTCGGGCCGGCCCCCAGCCGATCTCCGCACCCCGCCAGACAGGATGAAGCGGTCTCGCTAGACCTCACAGCCGGCCATCGTGGCAAACCCTCTTCGATCCAAGCTGCGGGAACAGGCCAGCCGTTCGCAACCATAGAGAAAATAAGGAGATATAATTCTTGATCGAAAGCCGTGTAGGGCTTTCGGGAGGGGCGCCGTTAGGTCCTTTGTTCGCTTGATCTTGCGCGGAGGGAGAGTCTAAGATGCCGAATCTCCGTTGGAAGTCAAGGTGTTGGACGTGAGGTGACATGAGCGGGATGGAGCTGCTCCTTGAGTATTTAGGCCGCTACTTCCCGGTTCTGCTGTTCATCGTGATCGCGCTGGCCTTCGGCGTGGTCACGTTGGTCATCAGCTATTTGGTCCAGCCCAAGTATCCGGAACCGGAGAAGCTCAGCGCCTACGAATGCGGCAGCGAGCCCTTCTCCGATGCCCGGATGCCCTTCCCCGTCCGCTATTACATCTTCGCGATGCTGTTCGTCATCTTCGATATCGAGGTGATCTTCCTGTATCCCTGGGCGGTCGTCTTCGACAAGATCGGGCTCATCGGTCTGGTCGAGATGCTGATCTTCATCGGCCTGTTCCTGGTCGCCTACGTGTACGCGTGGCGCAAAGGCGCGCTGGAGTGGGACTGAATGGGTGACGGGTGACGCGTGATGAGTGACGGACGACGCGGGGATGGGGCGACACGGGGACTCGGAGATGGAGATCGCCGCGTCGCCCCCTCGCCGTGTCTCCGCGTCGGTTCATTGGCGTGGCACTTGTCACGCATCACCGAACACGGGGCTTCGAGATGGGCTTGATCCAGATCGGACGGCACGAGAAGGATGGGCAACTGGACGTGATCACCACGACGGTCGAGAAGGCCGTCAACTGGGCACGCAAGGGCTCGCTCTGGCCCATGACGTTCGGGCTCGCCTGCTGTGCGATCGAGATGATCGCGGCCGTCTCCTCCCGCTACGACATGGACCGGTACGGGGCTGGCGTCTTCCGGGCGTCGCCGCGCCAGTCCGACCTGATGATCGTGGCCGGCACGGTCTGTCGCCGGATGGCGCCCGTGATCCGCAAGATCTACGATCAGATGCCGGAACCCAAGTACGTGATCGCCATGGGGTCCTGCGCGACCTCCGGCAACATCTACGACAGTTACAGCGTCGTCCAGGGCGTGGACCGGTTCGTGCCGGTGGACATCTACGTGCCCGGCTGCCCGCCCACGCCCGAAGCTCTGTTCGACGGCATCCTCAAGCTGCAGGAGCGGATCATGCAGAAGCGGGTCTTCACCAAGCAGCCGGACGCCGTCAAAGCGTGATGGGTGATGAGCGATGGGTAACGGGTTGAAAAGCGGTCCGGAGATTTTTCCCTCTGCGTCACGCATCACCCATCACGATAGTTTGAGATGCATCCGATAGCCGAGCGCATCCAGCAGAAGTTTCCCGAGTCCTTCGTTCAGGCCGTGGAGTGGCGCGGGGATTTGGCCGTGACCGTCAAACGGGAGGCCCTCCACGGCGTGGCGCGATTCCTCCACGACGACCCGGGGATGGATTTCGACTACATCGTCCACGTGAGCTCGGTGGACTGGCCGGACGACGAGGGGCGGTTCGAAGTCGTCTACGAGTTCTATTCGATCCGGAAGCGGCATCGGATCCGGCTGAAGACCCGCGTGCCCGAGGCCGATTGCACGGTGGACTCCCTGACGGACATCTGGAAGGGCGCCAACTTCATGGAGCGCGAGGTCTACGACATGATGGGCATCCGGTTCCGCAACCACCCGGACCTGCGCCGCATCCTGATGCCGGACGATTATTCCGAAGGGTACCCGCTCCGGAAAGACTTTCCGGTGCAGGGAAAGGGGTGGCGGGACACGTTCGAGTTCCTGAACGAGACATAGTGTTGAATTGTGAATTTTGAGTTTTGAATTGGCTGGAGCCTGATAACTAAACACTCAAAACTACAAACTCCAAACTTTTTCTACGCGTGAAATTGGAAGATCAACGACAGACCGTTTACAGGGTCGATCCCGACCATCCGGAGACTGATACGCTCCCGCTCGTCCGAACCGAGGAGCTGCTCCTCAACATGGGACCGCAGCATCCGAGCACGCACGGGGTGCTGAAGGTGATCCTGGAGTTGGAAGGGGAGCGGATCGTCAAGTCCACGCCGGTCATGGGCTTCCTCCACCGGGGAGTCGAGAAGCTGGCGGAGGACGGGACCTACCAGCAGTTCATCCCGCACACGGACCGGCTGGACTACGTCTGCGCGATGTACAACAACTTCGCCTACTGCCGCGCGGTCGAGAAGCTGATGAACGTCACCGTGCCGGAGCGGGCCGAGTACCTGCGCACGATCGTCGCGGAGGTGCAGCGGATCATCGGGCACCAGTTCTGGCTGGGCACGCAGGCCCTCGACATTGGGGCCATGACGGTCTTCTTCTACACGTTCCGCGACCGGGAGATCCTCCTCGACTGGTTCGACGAGCTCTGCGGGGCGCGCCTGACGACGAGCTGGTACCGGATCGGCGGGGTGGAGCGGGACCTGACGCCTGCGCTGATCGAGAAGCTCCGGCGCTTCCTCGACTACTTCCTGCCGAAGATTGACGAGTACGTCGTGTTCCTGGAGAAGAACCGCATCTGGCTCGCCCGGACGAAGGGCGTGGCGGTGATCTCGGCGGAGGACGCGGTTAACTTCGGGCTCAGCGGCCCGACGCTCCGCGGGTCCGGCGTGGACTACGACCTGCGCAAGTACGAGGCCTACGGGGCCTATCCCCGGTGCGAGTTCAGCGTCCCGGTGGGCAAGAACGGCGACACCTACGACCGGTACTGGATCCGGGTCGAGGAGATGCGCGAGAGCGTCAAGATCATCAAGCAGTGCCTGGCCCAGATGCCGGAAGGCCCGATCATGGCCGACGTCCCCAGCGTCACCCTGCCGAAGAAGGAGCGGGTCTTCACGAACCTGGAGTCCATGATCCAGCAGTTCAAGCTCTTCTCGCAGGGGTTCGACGCGCCGAAGGGCGAGGTCTACTGCGGGACCGAGGCCCACAAGGGCGAGCTGGGCTTCTACATCGTCAGCGCGGGCGGCGGGAAGCCCTACCGGCTGAAGATCCGCGCCCCGTCGTTCATTCACATGGGCGCGTTCGATTATATGGCGCGGGGCTACATGATCGCGGACGCCGTGACGATCTTCGGGACCTACGACATCGTCATGGGGGAGTGCGACCGCTGAAGACGTGAAAGGTGAGAGGTGAAACGTGAGAAGCCGCGGTGGGGTTTCGTTTCACGTCTTACGTTTCACGTTTTACGGAGTTGAGACATGGCTCTGAAACCGGCCACCAATCCCGAAGTCGAAGCGGCGACGATCGAGCTGACCATCGACGGTCAGACCGTCACGGCCAAGGACGGGGTCTCGCTGTACGACGTGATCGCCAGCACGGGGAAGATCATCCCCGCGATGTGCTACCACTACACCTTCGACCCCTTCGGCTCCTGCGGCATGTGCCTGGTGATGCAGGAGGGCAAGAAGGCGCCGGTCCGCTCCTGCACGGCCAAGGCCACGGCCGGCATGGTGATCCGGACGGACGGCGACGAACTCTTCCAGGCCCGCAAGAAGGCGGTCGAGAAGCACCTGTCGGTCCACCCGCTGGACTGCCCGGTCTGCGACGCGGACGGCCACTGCGAGCTCCAGGACATGGCGTTCCTGCACCGGGTGACCAGTCTGGCCAACGCCAAGCAGAAGCTGATCCCGGAGGACACGCGCAGCCTCGTGCTCGACTTCAACATGAACCGCTGCATCGCCTGCGGCGAGTGCATCAACATCTGCAAGGACGTGCAGATGATCGACGCGCTCCAGTTCATGAAGAAGGGCGGCTTCAACCAGGTGGTGGCCAAGGGCGACGTCGCGCTCTCCTGCGAGTTCTGCGGCGACTGCCTGGCGGTCTGCCCGGTCGGGGCGATCACGAACAAGTTCTCCAAGTACCTCTACAAGCCCTGGCAGCTGAAGAAGACCACGACCACCTGCAACTACTGCGGGGACGGCTGCCAGATGCACGTCGAGACCAAGGACACGGAAGTGGTCCGCGTCACGTCGCCCCTGTCCTGGAAGAACAAATGGGGAGACCGGGCCGAGACCGTGAAGGGCCACGGCGGGCTCTGCGTGCGGGGCCGGTTCGGCTTTCAGTTCATCGACAACAAGAGCCGGCTGGGAATGCCCCTGGTCCGGCAGGACGACCGTCTGGTCGAGGCTCCCTGGCTGGAGACGATGCACCGGCTCGTGGACCGGCTGGCCGAGATCAAGGCCCAGCACGGGCCTCGGGCCATCGCGGGCCTGATCACGGCGCGCTGCACGAACGAGGATCTGTACCTGTTCCAGAAGCTCATGCGGGTGGCGATCGGGACCAACCAGCTCGACTCGAGCGCGCGGTACGGCCACATGAACTTCGTCCACGCGGTCCGGAAGGCGCTCGGCGCGGGCCGGATGACGAACGACTCCGAGGACATCACCAAGGCCAAGGCCATCCTCGTGGTCGGGTCCAACATCACCGAGACGAACCCCCTGGCCAGCGTGCGCGTGAAGCAGGCGATCCGCACGTACGGCGCGCAGGTGATCGTCGTGGATTCGGCCATGACCAACATCGCGAAGCTGGCGTCCCACCCGATGCTCGTCAAGCCGGGCACCGAGGGACTCTTCCTCCAGGGGCTGGTCAAGGCGGTGGTCGAGCAGGACCTCATCGACGAGGAGGCGACGGGGAAGCATCCGCAGGCCTTCGCCGCGCTCAAACGGGCGGTGGCGGCGGTGTCGCTGGAAGCGGTGGCCGCCCAGACCGGGGTGCCGGCGGAGCAGATCCGCGAGTGCGCCGCCATCTTCGCGGAAGCGCCGCGCGCGGTGATCATCTGCGGCGAAGGGATCGTCCGGCGGGCGGGCGGCTACCGGCACGTCCTGACCGCGGTGGACCTGGCCTGGGTGACCGGCAAGCTGGGAAGGCCCGGTTGCGGGATCAACACGGTGGTCGAGGAGGCCAACGAGCAGGGAGCGGCGGACATGGGTGCGGCGCCGGAGTTCCTGCCGGGCCAGGCCCGGTTCGGGGACGAAGCGGCGCGGGCCAAGTTCGCGAAGGCCTGGGGAGGCGACTCGCCGGCCCAGTTGCCGCCTGCGAAAGACGGCGCCGGTTTGATGGAGATCCTCAAACGCTGCCGGAGCGGAGCGATCAAGGCCCTGTACGTGATTGGGGAGAATCCGGTCGCCACGCTGCCGGCTTCGCTGGAGGTCAAGGAGGCGCTGTCCAATCTCGATTTGCTGATCTGCCAGGATCCTTTTTTGACCGAGACCGCGCAACTGGCCCACTTCGTCCTGCCCGCCTGCACGTTCGCGGAGAAGGACGGGACCGTGACCAATCAGGAGGGCAAGGTCCAGCGCGTCCGCCAGACGATGGATCCGATCGGGGAGAGCCTCCCCGACTGGTACATCATGACGGCGCTGTCCAGCGGCCTGGGCTACCCGCTCGATTATGAATCGCCGCAGGACATCCAGAACGAGATCATGAAGCTGCTGCCCGGCTACTACAACCTCGGCCAGCCCCGGAAGCTCGCCCCGACACCAGACGCCTATCTGGCCGACGGCTTCGCGGCCGAGGTGGCGGACCGGTATTCGGACGGGGGCGCCTCTCGCGCTTCACGTCTCACCTCTCACGATCAGTCGTTCACTCTGCTCATGGGGCAGGTGCTCTACCATTCCGGCAAGCTCTCCACACAGGCCTCCGGGTTGATCCGGATCGCACCGAACACCGGACGGCTGCGGATGAACGGGCAGGACCTGGAGCGATTGGGGCTGGGTTCCCGGAGCCCGGAGGGATCGGGAGGGGCGGGCGGACGGGTCCGCGTCATTTCGGAGCGCGGCTCGCTGGAGATGGGGGTGCAAGCGGACCCGTCGGTGCTGCCTGGGAGCTGCTTCTTCCCCGAGCATTTCAACGAGCCGCCGGTCAAGGACCTGATGCCGGTCGAGGTCGACGCCGTCACGGGGGTTCCCTCGTTCAAGCTGGCGCGCGTCTCTATTGAAAAGGCCTGAGGAGAGGAGTAGGCTGTCGCGGCTTCGCGGCAGCGAAGGGATCGGGAGAGGAGCATGAGCGTCGGCGCGCTGACGAGGAAGGTTCTGCAGGCGGCCCTGTTCTATGAGATTTGGGACGCGATGAAAGTGACCTTCAAACACATGTTCCATCGGCCGATCACCTTCCAGTACCCGCGGGAGCAGCGGACGATCCCGGACACGCACCGGGGCGCGCTGGGCCTGCTGCGCTACGACGATGGGCGGGAGCGCTGCGTGGGGTGCGACCTGTGCGAGGCGGCCTGCCCCTCCCGCTGCATCAAAGTCATCAGTGCGGAGAACAGGGATCTGCCGCTCCAGCGGTACGCGAGCGAGTTTTACATCGACATCACGAAGTGCGTGTTTTGCGGGTACTGCGTGGAGGCCTGCCCGGTCAACGCGCTGGCGATGACCAAGCTCTACGAGTATTCCACCCACGACAAACGGACCCTCCTGTTCGATAAACGGCGGCTCTACGAGATCGGGGAACGGCATTTGGCTGACGCGAAGAAGTATTTGGTGGCCCACAACCAGGAGAAGGACGACCAGTGGAGCCGCGACTACCGGTACTTCTTTCCCCAGTCGGTCCAGAAACCGACGCAGCCGCCGCCGAAACACCTGACCTGATTCGACATCCATGATCCTGCTGTTCTTCGTCTATTTTTCCCTGGTAAGCATTGCCGCCGGGGTGCTCACGGTTGCGCTGCGGAACCCCGTGCACTGCGGCCTGGCGCTGCTGACGCTGCTGCTGCACGTGGCCGGACTGTTCGTGCTCCTCAACGCCGAGTTCCTCTTCGCCGTCCAGATCATCGTCTACGCGGGCGCCATCCTGGTGCTCTACCTGTTCGTGCTGATGCTCCTCAACCTGAAGACGGACGAGCGGTACCTCCACACCCGCTACGCGGTGATCCTCTTTGCCGCCGTCGCGGTCTGCGGGGAGCTCCTGCTGCTGGTGCTGCGGTCTCCGTTCGGCGGCGCGCGCGGCGATGCCCCGGCGGACACGGTGCTCCAGACCGGGCCGAGCCACGCCGTCGGGATCAAGATGTTCAGCGACTACCTGCTGCCGTTCGAGATCGTCGGGGTCTTCCTGCTGGGCGCCATCATCGGGGCGATCGTGCTGGCGAAAACCCCTTCTTCAACGGACGAACGTGAAGCGTGAAGCGTGAAGCGTGAAGCGTGAAGCGTGAAGCGAAGAAAGATCCCTAACGCTTTACGAGCGACGAGAGACGAACGACGATTGTTATGGTTCCATTGAGCGCATACGTGGCCGTGAGCGCGATCCTGTTCGCGACCGGCCTGATCGGCGTGCTGATCCGCCGGAACTTCATCATCGTCTTGATGGCGGTCGAGGTCATGCTGAACGCGGCCAACATCAACCTGGTCGCCTTCTCTCACTATCTGGAGTCCATGGCGGGCCAGATCGTGGCGCTGTTCGTGATCGCGATCGCGGCCGGCGAGGCGGCGGTGGGCCTGGCGATCATCATCGTCGTGTTCCGCGGCAAACTGTCGACCAACGTGGATGAAATGAATCTCTTAAAGTGGTAACGTGTTCGAGCTGCTCGTCCTTCTGATCCCGACCTTTCCGCTCCTGGCCGTGCTCCTGAACGGCCTGCTGGGGCACCGTTACTCGCACGAGGTGGCACACCGGCTGGCCTGGGGCTCGGTGGGGCTGTCGTTCCTCTGCGCGATCTGGGTCTTCGCCGACACGCTCCACACGGGCGTTCCGCGCGAAGTGGTGGCCTATCGCTGGATCTTCGGCGGCGACCTCACGGTCAACCTGGCCTTCCTGATTGATCCGCTGACCTGCGTCATGCTGCTGGTCGTGACCGGCGTCGGGTTCTTCATCCACCTCTATTCGGTCGGGTACATGCACGGGGAGGAGGGGTTCACCCGCTTCTTCACCTACATGAACCTGTTCATGGTGTCCATGCTCCTGCTGGTGATGGGGAACAACTACCTGGTCCTCTTCATCGGCTGGGAGGGCGTGGGGCTCTGCTCCTACCTGCTGATCGGCTACTACTTCGACC contains:
- a CDS encoding NADH-quinone oxidoreductase subunit J, coding for MILLFFVYFSLVSIAAGVLTVALRNPVHCGLALLTLLLHVAGLFVLLNAEFLFAVQIIVYAGAILVLYLFVLMLLNLKTDERYLHTRYAVILFAAVAVCGELLLLVLRSPFGGARGDAPADTVLQTGPSHAVGIKMFSDYLLPFEIVGVFLLGAIIGAIVLAKTPSSTDEREA
- the nuoK gene encoding NADH-quinone oxidoreductase subunit NuoK, which codes for MVPLSAYVAVSAILFATGLIGVLIRRNFIIVLMAVEVMLNAANINLVAFSHYLESMAGQIVALFVIAIAAGEAAVGLAIIIVVFRGKLSTNVDEMNLLKW